GTCATCGCCCGCGCCCGCGAACGCGATGACCAGCGTGCTGAGCGCGTCGGCGGGCACGGTGCCTGCGTCGATGAGCTTCCCGAACTGCTCGCGACAGGCCCGAGCGACCTGCATTTGCCGTTCCATCATCGCGCCCATCCGCACCAACGGCCACCAGCCGTACACGGTGGGCCCCAGGTCTTTGCGCACCTCGTCCAGCATGAGGAACGCGCCGTTGGCGAACATGGCATACGTTTCCGCCGGGACCTTCCCCTGGTCGAAGGCATCGCCCAGAAACGCATCGAAGAGCTCGACGAACTCGATGCGCAGCCCCACGGGATCCGGCGCGTACGACTCGGCTTCGGCATAGGCCTTGAGCAGGGCCTCGCTGCCCCCTTGCAGCGCGTCGGCGACGGAGGCGGCGAGGCGGGCCTTCCATGAGTACTTGAAGCGCTGGGCGATGGCGGCCGCCTCTTGGGCGACTTGGGCCGAATCTGCGCCCAGCACGCGGAGCCCTTGAAGCATGGAATCGGCGTCGCGAACCGACTCGAAGGCCAACTTGACCTCTGCGACCGCCCCGGCGCGGTCCCCCTGGTCGCGCAGGATTTGGGCTTTTTTCACGTGCCAGATCGAGACGTGGGAGCCACCCGCCTCGATGCGCTGGTCCACGAGCTTGGCGAACTCGGCGCGGGCACCCTGCGTTTCCAGGAGATTGGCCAGGAGGAGGGCTCCGATGTTGGCCGTCGGCTCCTCCTCGGGGTCTTCCGTGCGGTTGGCGACGCGGCCGAAGGCCTGGCGGGCGTCCTCGAGGCGGTTCTCCAGGACCGCCGCTTCGCCCGCGAAGTAGTCGCGGAACCGCGAGGGAAGTTCCTCGAGCTTCTGCACGTCGCGCAGGAACGCGATCTGGGCGTCCTTCTGGGCGTAGAGCTTCAAGACGCTCCACGCCACGTAGGCGCTGACCGAGTCGTGCCCGAGCGCGAACACGCGCTGGGCGGCCTTTGCTCGTTCGACGGGGTCGAAGGACGTGTCCGGATCGAAGCTGGCCGAGAGGCTTCCGAAGTAGGATGCGGGATCCTCCGTGCGGACCTGGCGGAACCGTTTGGAGGCCTCGGCCTGGCGTTCGGTGAGGTAGAAGGTCAATCCGAGCATGTAGGTGCCGAAGGGGGATAGCCCTATCGACTCGGCGGCCCGGAGAATTTCGACGGCGTCTTCGGGGCGCCCGCCGTCGAGGAGCACGGACGCGTACTCGGTCATCGCGGCCACGAACGCGTCGGGATCGAGGGACTTCGCCTGTTCCCGAAAGGCGGCGACCGTCTCGGGATCGCCACTTTCGGGCGGATAGGCGGCAAGAAGCACGTCCTCGGTCGGACTGCTCCACACCGCCGGGACCTGGGCGTCGTCGCCGTAGTCGCGTTCGGTGTCGGCCTGCGTTTCGCTCTGGACGCGTTTGCCCACTTCGGAGGCCCAGAGGGCGCCGGACACCGGATTGCGCGCCTTCGGATCTTCCAAGACGCGAAGGAGGTGGTAGGCGAACACCCCGTGTTGGAGGCGCCCCTCCTCGTAGGAGCGTTGCCCGGGTGCCGTTCCCAGCATGACGGCGATGTTGGCTTCGCGGCCGAGTCGTTGGAGCTCCTCGCCGAACGGATTCTCCTTGCCGCTCCGGCATGCGTCGGCGATGATCAGGACGTTCTTAAGCCCTCGTTTGACGAAGCGCTGGACGAGGGACGCCACGGGA
This genomic interval from Fimbriimonadaceae bacterium contains the following:
- a CDS encoding caspase family protein; translated protein: MRLRLVPLFLLALVPLVWGQRAPAASTTVPFVQGKRWAIVIGAEGYEDYAPLKYACDDARAVADTLVQRFRFEPDTLRLLTDDGEAKDTPTAGHIIGELETLLADPRLDKGDLFVFFFAGHGVGLPEGDFLLPTDARKASAKVVGVPVASLVQRFVKRGLKNVLIIADACRSGKENPFGEELQRLGREANIAVMLGTAPGQRSYEEGRLQHGVFAYHLLRVLEDPKARNPVSGALWASEVGKRVQSETQADTERDYGDDAQVPAVWSSPTEDVLLAAYPPESGDPETVAAFREQAKSLDPDAFVAAMTEYASVLLDGGRPEDAVEILRAAESIGLSPFGTYMLGLTFYLTERQAEASKRFRQVRTEDPASYFGSLSASFDPDTSFDPVERAKAAQRVFALGHDSVSAYVAWSVLKLYAQKDAQIAFLRDVQKLEELPSRFRDYFAGEAAVLENRLEDARQAFGRVANRTEDPEEEPTANIGALLLANLLETQGARAEFAKLVDQRIEAGGSHVSIWHVKKAQILRDQGDRAGAVAEVKLAFESVRDADSMLQGLRVLGADSAQVAQEAAAIAQRFKYSWKARLAASVADALQGGSEALLKAYAEAESYAPDPVGLRIEFVELFDAFLGDAFDQGKVPAETYAMFANGAFLMLDEVRKDLGPTVYGWWPLVRMGAMMERQMQVARACREQFGKLIDAGTVPADALSTLVIAFAGAGDDATCEKLETMALAAGPVASDAIRHLAFTHAMRGRPDRARALLAKFTPYPGAEGLGETLLRAYLDADGPKRDEILKTLSDSEPVEGYARALKGLALLKLGKKEDAVPLLEESRTERSWGYPFVHLEAMRQLGDLARAAGEDAKVDALAYDASIAQLGSPLIADFAYTGAGAGRFAGSIEWNVDAVDDAMERSTGKLTLSATSQGKASGLFETGDGTLFAISGTVDANGNLLATVRSGGKSQELFAKIPPLSTIAEVGPIRERGLLLVLLDDKGVRTTWLAKPAPTTPVVEAGAGITRPRG